GGCCGCCATGTTCGCTGCGGGTTGCGCCAATCTATCCCCTCGAGCAGACAGGCCAGCGCCGAGGGGGTAAGCGCGATCGCTCCGTCCTTGGCCGAGGGCCAGATAAAATGTCCACGTGCGAGACGCTTTGAATACAACGATACGCCCAGCGCATCGCTCCACAGAATCTTCACCAGATCGCCGCGACGTCCGCGAAAGACAAATAAATCCCCATCATGGAAGCGTCGCCCCAGATGCTGTTCCACCTGGCGGGCTAAAGTAGCCATGCCGCGACGCATGTCGGTATGACCGGCCGCTATCCAAATCTTTACATCCGCAGAAACGGGGATCATCGCAAGCTCCCCAGGATCGCGCGGACAAGTTCGGGCCGCGCCTCAGCGCCGAACCGGATTACCGCTCCCCGCGTCTCAATCTCCGCTGCAACGCGCAGGCCCTGCCTCTCGCTCGGCACGTCAGCGGAGGCATCAGTCTGCATCACCACCGGCACAAAGTTCGTCCCGGTTTCCGACGGATAACCCCCTCGCGTCCGATCCCGCCGCCACCGGTGGATCAGGCTCGGATGTACGTCCGCCGCCCGCGCAATATCCGCTACAATCGCCCCGGGCGCACAGGCCGCCAACACCAGCGCTTCTTTCTGCTCCGCCGTCCACGCACGCCGGCGCTCCGGCCCCGAAATAACCGTTATCCGATCCATCACACCCTCGTTAGCTCCAGTGCAAACTACGACGTTTGCACTGGAGCTAACTCCGACGCCGATCACATCAGAACAAGGCGGTCCCTATCGGATGCGTACCGAGCGTCGCACCCCGGCGCCGAAACGAAGGACACCATCATGAGCGAGAGCAAGCGGTTGATCTGGCACGAAGTCGCGCCGCAGGGTGCAAAGGCGCTGTTCGGCCTGCATCACTATGTCGTCACCGGCACGAACCTGCCGGCGGAACTGATCCACCTGATCTTTCTGCGGGTTTCGCAAATCAATGGCTGCGCCCATTGCATCGACCTGCACACGCGCGACCTGCTGAAGACCATGGCGATCGACAAGGTTGCGCTGGTGCCGGTCTGGGCCGAGGTGCCGCACCTGTTCCCCGAGCAATATCGCGCCGCGCTGGCTTGGGCCGAAGAGGTGACGCTGGTGAGCGAAACGCATGCGTCCGACACAGCCTATGCGGCTGCGGCCGCGGCGTTCGAGCCGAAGGATCTGGTCGATCTCACCATCGCGATTGCCGCGATGAACGCGTTCAACCGGCTCGGCGCGCCGTTTCGCCTGCCCGTCAAGGCGCAAGCTTGACCCATAGCCGGCAGCTGCGCTGGTGACAGGCTGAGCGTAGCGAAGCTTCTTGTTCTTCGGGCATCACATCTGTGGATGCGTCGGCGCTGAACAACGCTCGCTTCGCTCGCGCCGTCATCCAACCTTCTCTCGCCAATTGCGCTATCGGATTCATGCATCTCGAATGGATTGAGAGGGGCTGCCGCCGCTTTACGCGAAGCGCAAAGGCTCGGAGGGCGCTCGGTCGGGCTTGTTCAGAGCGAAGCTGTCATACGTTAACGCTTGGCGCGACTGCCCCTCTCCCTGGTCCGCTACGCGGACCTGTCCCTCTCCCCACAGGGGCGAGGAACAAAAAGCGGCCGCGAGCGAGATGTGCGTGAATGCTGTAGCGACAAGTGCGGGAGAAGGCAGCGCGGTGCATCGTTGAAATATCGCGACTTCTCACATTCTTGGTGACCGGCGGCAGCCCCTATTCCTTCGGCTCGTTCACGTCGCCACCCAGCGATTCCTTGAGGATCGCGAGCAGGCCGTAGAGTTCGAGTTGCTGCGCGCGGGTCATGCCCTCGAACATCGCCTTGATCCAGCGATGGTGCGCCGTGGCGAGTTCGGTGAAGTGGGTGCGGCCCTTCTCGGTCATCGCGACGATCGACGAGCGGCGGTCGCCCGGTGCGGCGCGCGATTCGATCAGGCCCTGTCCTTCGAGCTGGCGGACCAGCGCGGTGACATTGCCGTTGGAGACGAGCAGCGCGCGCGACAATTCGCCCATGCTGATGCCTTCCGGCGCGCGTTCCAGCGCCGCCAGCACGTCGAAGCGCGGCAGGGTCGTTTCATATTGCTCGGCGAAACGGCGGCGCAGCCGCTTCTCGATGATCGTCGAGCAGCTCAGCAGCCGCAGCCACACCCGGATGTCCGAGCGCCAGACAAGCGCCCCGTCATGCTTCTCGCGCACATCGAGCATTGCCACCCTACTCCTACTCACACAGCGCGAAGACGCGTGCTTGAAGCCTTAAAGGCTCCCGCACGGTGCGCAAGTCAGGCGGCGAGCGTGGCGGTGACCGCGGGGCGCATATCGTCGGGCCAGGGGATCGACTTGCCCGCGGCCAGATCCATGCAGACGAGGACGACGCGGATCGACAACCGCGGCGCGCCGGCGCAGGTGACGGCGACGTTGAGCGTGGCCGAACTGCCGCCGACCTTCTCCACCTCGATCGCGAAGTCGAGCAGGTCGCCCAGCCGGCTGGCGGCATGAAAATCTACCGACAGGTTGACGGTGGGCACGCCGATCCTGCGATCGAGGTGCATGGTGGCGAAGTCGACGCCGATCTGTTCGCCGAACATGTCTTCGACCGCGGCATTCAGCATCTCGAAATAGCGCGGGTAGAAGACGATCCCGGCCGGATCGACATGCGCGAAGCGGACGACGGTCTGCGTGTGAAAGGTCATGAGGCCGATCTTGATCAGGAGCGCGGAGCGGTGCGCGCCAGTTGCGCGAAGCCGAGGGCGTAGGCGGCCGGGGCCGAGGGAGCGCGGCCGGCAAGCGCGGCCATGCGGTTGGTCCAGGCCGGATCGGCGAGGTGCGGGCGGCCGAGCGCCACCAGATCCGCGCGGCCCGCCGCGAGGATCGAGTTGACATGATCGGCCTCGTAGATGTTACCGACCGCGACCGTTGCGCAGCCCGTTTCGTTGCGGATCTGGTCCGAGAACGGCGTCTGGTACATCCGGCCATAGACCGGGCGCGCATCGACCGAGGTCTCGCCCGAGGAAACGTCGACGAGATCGACGCCGATGGTGCGGAACGCCGCGGCGATCGCGACGGCATCGTCGGGCGAAATGCCCTCCGCGCCTTTCCAGTCGTTCGCCGAGATGCGCACCGCAAGCGGCTTCTCTTTCGGCCATGCCGCGCGCACCGCCCTGGCGACTTCGAGCGGGAAGCGCAGCCGGCCGCCGAGATCGCCGCCATAATCGTCGGTGCGGGCGTTCATCAGCGGGGTGATGAAGCTGGAGAGCAGGAAGCCGTGGCCGGCCTGCAGTTCCACCATGTCGAAGCCGGCGCGATCGGCGTTGCGGGTGGCGGCGACGAAATCGGCGATCACCGCATCCATGTCCGCGCGGCTCATCGCCGCGGGAACGCGGCCATCGGCGGCATAGGGCGCGGCGCTGGCGGCGAGCAAGGGCCAGGCGGCATCGTCGGCGAGCGGCCGATCGGGGTGCTGCGCATCCGCCACGGTCGCGCCGCGCGGCCCGGCATGGCCGATCTGCACGGCGATGCGCGCATCCGAACTGGCGTGGACGAAATCGGTCACCCGGCGCCAGCCGGCAACATGCGCCTCGTCATACAGGCCGGGGCAGCGATCGGTTATCCGGCCCGCGGCGCCGACCGCGACCATCTCGGTCACCACCAGCCCCGCCCCGCCGAGCGCGCGCGCGCCATAGTGGACGAGGTGGAAGTCGCTCGGGGTGCCGTCCCCACCCGCGGCATAGGTGAGCACCGGAGAGACCATCACCCGGTTGGCGAGATCCATGCCGCGCAGCCGGAACGGCGCGAACATCGGCGGCAGCGGCTCGTTGCAGCCGACGCGCTCGGCGAACCAGCTTTCGATATGGCTCAGCCATTTCGGATCGCGCTTGCGCAGATTCTCATGGCTGACGCGCTGGCTGCGGGTGAGCAGCGAGTAGGCGAATTGCGGCAGGTCGAAGTCGATATAGCGATCGAGCGTCTCGAACCATTCGGTCGAGTTGCGCGCCGCGTTCTGGATCTTCATCACCTCGGTGTGGCGCTCGCGCTGATATTCGGCGAGCGCGGCGGGCAGGTCGGCGCGGGCGAGGTTCCCACGGCTCATCACCTCGGCGAGCTTGATCGCATCCTCCAGCGCCAGCTTGGTGCCCGAGCCGATCGAGAAATGCGCGGTGTGCGCGGCGTCGCCCAGCAGCACGACATTGTCGAAAGACCATTGGTGGCAGACGACGCGGCGGAAATTGATCCACGCCGCCGAGCCGCGCAGGTGCGCCGAATTGGAAAGCAAAGGATGGCCATCGAGGTGGCGCGCGAAGATGCGCTCGCAGGCGGCGATCACCTCGGCCTGTTCCATCGTGTCGAACCCCAGCCCGCGCCAGGTTTCTTCGGAGCTTTCGATGATGAAGGTCGAATGGGTGTCGTCGAAGCGATAGGCGTGCGCCCACAGCCAGCCCGCCCCGGTCTTCTCGAAGATGAAGGCGAAAGCGTCGAATTTCTGGGTGGTGCCCAGCCAGGTGAACTTGTTCTTGCGCACCTCGATATCGACATCGAGCCGGTCGGCGTTGACGGTGCGGATCTGGCTGTTGATGCCGTCCGCCGCGACGATCAGGTCGTAGTCGGCATAGGCCGAGAGATCGGCCGAGAATTCGCTTTCGAAGCGCAGATCGACGCCCAGTTCGCGGGCACGATCCTGCAATATGCCGAGCAGCCGCTTGCGGGCGATGCCGATGAAGCCGTGGCCGGACGAACATTCGCTGGCGCCGTCGACGCGCACCTCGATATCGTCCCAATGCGCGAAGCTCGCCGCGATCGTTTCCGCGCTGACGGCATCGTTGGCGCGCAGATTCTCGAGCGTCGTGTCCGAAAACACCACGCCCCAGCCGAAGGTGTCGCCCGCGCGATTGCGTTCGATCACCGTGATCTCGTGCGCGGGGTTCCGCAGCTTCATCGAGATCGCGAAATAGAGACCCGCCGGGCCTCCACCGAGGCAGACCACCTTCATGCGCTTACCCAACTTTCTTCATGGCCGGGCCGCACATGCGCGGCCCGGCCGAGGTCGTGCGATACTCAGGCCGGAACGACCGGCACGCGCAGCTGGCCGATGCCCTCGACCGTGGCGACGATCATGTCGCCCGCGCCCAGCCACTCCTGCGGGGTGCGGCCGGCGCCGACGCCCTCGGGGGTGCCGGTGGCGATGATGTCGCCCGGTTCGAGGCTGATGCCCTGCGACAGGTCGGCGATCAGCTCGTCGACCTTGAACAGCATGTGGCTGGTGTTCGAGCGCTGCTTCTCGACGCCGTTGACGGTCAGCCACAGGTCCAGCGTCTGCGGATCGGGGATCTCGTCGGCGGTGACGATGCACGGGCCCATCGGCGCGTAGCTGTCCTGCCCCTTAGAATAGATCCACTGGCCGGCGCGGCGGCAATCGCGCGCGCTCATGTCGACGATCAGCGAGTAACCGAACACGTGCGAGAGCGCATTCTCGCGGGTCACCGCCTTGGCGCCCGAACCGATGATCGCGGCGAGTTCGACTTCCCAGTCGAGCTGCCTGGTGATGTTGGCGTTGAGGCGCACCGGATCGTTGGGCCCGATCACCGTCGTCGGCGGCTTGGAGAAGATCACCGGCTGCTTGGGCAGATCCGGCGACGTATCCAGCGCCGCGGCGGATTCGGCGACATGATCGATATAGTTCAGGCCGATGCCGAAGATGTTCTTGCGCGGGCGCGGGATCGGCGCCAGCAAGGTGACGCTGGTCAGCGGCACGGCGACGCCGATCGGCCAGGCCTTGGCGGCATCCGCGAGCATCGCGGTGACTGCGGGGATCGCGGTCGGCCCCAGATCGATGAAGTCGAGCATGCGGTGCGGCAGCTCCACGCCGGCGGCGCGGCCGAGCAAGGCGATGTCGGCGACGAGGCCGTCGACGATGGCGCCGAGCCGCGCTTCGGATTCGATCGAACGACGATAGGTGACAAGACGCATGCTGTGACTTTCCGTTTCTTGGATGATGTCAGGCGAGGATCGGCTGGTGGCCGCCATTTTCGGCGAGCGCTTCCTGCCGGTAGAGGTTGAGCGAACGCATCACCGGCAGGTCGTGGAACGAGAACAGGCAGGCATCCTCGCTGTCCGAGAGGTTCACATGTTCGTGGAACATCCAGGAGGGCACGCAGAAGATATCGCGTTCCTGCCAGTCGAAACGCTGGCCGTTGATGATCGAATAGCCACGGCCCTTGCAGCACTGGTAGAGGAAGCTGCCGACCTCGCGGTGCGCCTTCGTATGTTCGCCGGGGCGCAGCATCTGGATCGAGGCGCCCATCGTCGTCATCACCGGGCCGCCGGTGCTGGGATCGACATAATCCATGTGGATGCCGTCGAACGGCGAGCCTTCGCTGACCTTGGCTGCGCGCAGCAGCGCCTCGTAGGTCGGCGCCCATTCATATTTGAACAGCGGCGAGTAGCGCTTGGACCAGTTTTCGCCGGCCGGACGCAGGCCGGGATTGCCCCAGCGCATCGTCGTGTCGTCGACCGGGAAGGTCACCGCCTGCTGCAGATCCGGATGGACCTCGTAGAAATTGGCTTCGAGCGCGTTCATCAGCGGGATGTCCAGCCCGTCCTGCCAGATGCAGGTCGTGCCTTCCTCCCCCACGCCATGTTCGTGCCAGGTGCCGTTTGGCGTCAGCACGAAATCATTGGCGTTGAGCGGCATCTTGTGGCCGTCGACATTGGTGAAGGCGCCCTCCCCCTCCATGATGAAGCGGATGGCGGAGGCCGAGTGGCGATGGCTGGAGGCCACTTCGCCCGGGTTCATCACCTGCAGCCCCGAATAGAGCCAGCCGACCGCGGCGGCGGCATCGTCCCCCCGCCCCGGATTGTTGAGATAGACGACGCGGCGGCCGGCCTTCTCCGGCGTCACCAGATCGAGCGCGCGCAGCACGTGCGGACGCAGATCCCGATAGCGCCACAGCACCGGCACCGAGCGCGACTCGGGCTGCCAGGGTTCGATCCTGTTCGCCACCGTCCACAGCGCGCCGGCGTGGAAGCGTTCGAGATCCCCGTAGAAGTCGACAAGCGCCTCGGTATCCGCGACATTCGCGCGGCCGATGACGTCTTCGCGATACTGATCGTGCCTGCCGGTTGCCATGTGTCGGCCCTCCAATTGTTATAGGCTTAAAATTTCCTGTTGCGTCCTGTCAACCGTCCTCCGAAAAGAGGCTGTCCCTTGAACACAGCCTAGGGCAATTCGTGATCCAGATCCGTGGAGGTCAGATGAGCAAGTTCCGGGCAGCCGTCGTGCAAGCGGCTTCGATTCCCTTCGACACGCCGGCGGCGGCGGCCAAGGTTGCCGGCCTCGTGCGCGAGGCGGCGGCCGGGGGCGCGCAGCTGGCGGTGTTTCCCGAGGCGATGCTGGGCGGCTATCCCAAGGGCTGCTCGTTCGGCACGCCGGTGGGGATGCGCAAGCCAGAGGGGCGCGACATGTTCTCGCGCTATCATTCCGCCGCGATCGATCTCGACGGGCCGGAAGTGGCGCTGCTCACTGATGCCGCGCGCGAGACCGGGCTGTTCTTCGTGATCGGCGTGATCGAGCGCGACGGCGCCACGCTCTATTGCACCGCCCTGTTCTTCGATGGCGCCAAGGGGCTGATCGGCAAGCATCGCAAGCTGATGCCGACCGGCGCCGAGCGGCTGATCTGGGGCTTCGGCGACGGTTCGACCTTGCCGGTGTTCGAGACCGGCATGGGCAAGGTGGGCGCGGTGATCTGCTGGGAGAATTACATGCCGGCGCTGCGCCTGGCGATGTATTCGCAGGGCATCACCCTCTATTGCGCGCCGACCGCCGACGATCGCGACGGCTGGGTCGCCTCGATGCGCCACATCGCGCTGGAGGGCCGGTGCTTCGTGCTGTCGAGCTGCCAGCACATCACCCGCGGCGCCTACCCCGCCGACTATGAATGCGCGCTGGGCGACGATCCGGAAACGGTGCTGATGCGCGGCGGCAGCCTGATCGCGGGGCCGCTGGGCGACCTGCTCGCGGGGCCGGACTATGGCGGCGAGACCATCCTCTACGCCGATCTGGAGACCGACGAGGTGATCCGCGGCCGCTATGATTTCGACGCGAGCGGCCATTATTCGCGGCCGGACGTGTTCCGGCTGGAGGTCGACACGCGCCCGCGCACCGCGACCAACTGGATCGGCTGACCATGCGCTTCGACATGGACAAGCTGGCGGGGGCCGAGCGCTACAAGCTGCTCGCCTCCTCGGTCACGCCGCGGCCGATCGCCTGGGTGACCAGCCTCGATCCGGACGGCCGGCTGAACACCGCGCCCTACAGCTTCTTCAACGTGATGGGCCACACCCCGCCGACGGTGGTGCTTGGCTTCCTCGTTCGCGAGACCGGCGAGCCCAAGGATACGCCTGCCAACATCCTGGCGGGCGGCGAGTTCGTGGTGAACCTGGTTTCCGAGGCCGATGCTGCGGCGATGAACGCGACTTGCATCGACGCGCCGCCGGGGTGGGACGAAGCCAGCTATGCCGGGCTCGACCTGATCCCCAGCGACCATGTCGCCCCGCCCCGTATCGCCTCCGCCCCCGTCAGCATGGAATGCCGGCTGCTGCAGGCGGTGCATCCGGGCCCGCAGCAGATCATCGTGATCGGCGAGGTGGTGACGATGCACGTCGCCGACCATCTCGTGCTCGACGCCGACCGCTGCCACCTCGACACGCCGGCGATGGGGCTGGTCGGCCGCGTGCATGGTGCGGGCTGGTATGCGCGGACGACGGACCTGTTCCAGTTGGAACGGCCGCGGTTTGCGGATGTGAAGTAGCGGGGCGGCTGGTTGGGCTGGAGTTTGGCTGGGGCGCCCTTTCGGAGGCTTCCGGCCAGGGCGCTATCAGGGTGCAGCGTCTGCTTGGCGTTGCCGGCGGGCCGGCGGGGATGACCGCGATTGGCGCTAAGCGGACACGGGGGCGGGAGAAGTGCTCTTGGCCGCTTGCGCGCTCGATTGCAGAGATTCTGAATATTTGACAGACTGGCGCCATGGATACGTCGACCATCCTTGATGAACGTGTAGGTGCTGGTCTCATGCCCGTTCGGTGCGGCGGGATCACCTTGTATCCGGCCAACGAGCTGAATGTGATATTCGATTGGGCGGAGCGCAATAGCCGATCGCTGGAATGGGTCGAGGGTGCATTCTTCGACCCGAAGGAGGATCGGGGGCAGCTGAGCGTCAGCTATATATGCGAATGCGGATCAGATTACGCCGCCTTCAAAGCTCAATGCTTGAGCTTGGTGCCAGAGATTGAGGCCGAAGCTGCCACTATCGGCTTGGCTGCCTATTTTGAGATCGGCATATCGGCATCGCCCAGCAGCTGCTAACCAACGTTTCATAGCCATGATCCTGCCGCCGACCTTTGTGCGACGAGGACGATCAGACCGGCCGCTTTCGGGCGTGGCTGGATCGGCGATGGTTGAGGGATTCTGGCGCAATCCGGACATTGAGTCGCCTCCATTTCCGCCGGCCGCTCCCGCCCAAAGTCGGTCGTTCGGCGATCAAGCTCTTGGTGCTGAAAGCTGCTATTGACTTCGCCATCTCAACGATGGACTACATCGAGTTTCGGGAGTTTCGGGGACACAATGCAAAATTGCAGGGATCGGAGCCCGCAGAGCTATCTGGTCTGAGTTTGGTATTGTGTCCCCGAAAGCCTCCGGCCTTGCAGCAGCCCTTCATGAGCAATATTATCCCATTTCTATCGTATTCCAGCCGGACATGTGGGATTAATCGACCCTACGCAGGGAAATATTGCGCTTATTCATTATTTAATATCGCCGCCATTTTCCGAGACTTTGCGAGGAATTTCAACTCACATCCATTAAGGCGATACTTAAAAGCAAGAGGCTGATATACATTCGCACGATGGAGCTTCTCTGACCAATTTTCCCCATAAACAATTGAAACTAAGGCATCTTGACTACGGCCTGCATACTCTATTAATCTTGCGGCCCATAAGTTTTCAACTTGCTCAGTTGGAATCATTCGATTGAAAATATCGACATGGCTTCTCATTTGAGCACAAACTCAGTGGACTGATCCCATGCCGCATTGTTCGGTTGTCGGTGCCGCTTGGTACGTTGATGAGGCTCATCGCCAGAGCCGGTATTTTTCAACTTAACAATTGACTCATCGAGCAAGTCCATCCGGATATGGCGACCATCCAAGCATTCTCAGCCCATCTGAGCGCATATCGCAACCGACGACCATGAAGTTTCGGGCGGCCGGGGGACACGAGTTTCGGCGACACAATGCAAAATAGCAGGGATCGGAACCCGCAATGCTATCTGGTCTGAGTTTGGCATTGTGTCCCCGAAAGCCCAGTTGTAACGGGCGCGGTTTGCGGATGTGAAGTAGCGTGCCGTCTGGTGGGGCGGGGTTTGGGTGGAGGTTTCTTTCGGAGGCTTCCAGCCCGTGCGCTATCAGGGTGCTGCGTCCGGTTTGGCGTTGTCGGCGGGCAGGCGGCGAGGACCGAGATTGGCGCGAAGCGGACGAACCCTTTTCAAGGTACCGCTTGAGGTCGGTACCCACAGAAATTCATTCTTCGCCGAAGATATGCGGTTCAATTGTCATCGTCGCGCCTGTCCTCGTCGCGCCCCTAAGCCTATCTTTGGCGCATGCGGCATGGGCATAGATGCTCTGCGACGGATCGTCGTCTGTCCTAGTGCCATCGGCCCAGCGCCATAAGCCCTCAACAACGATGATCACCGCGCCGGCGTCAATGCGCTCGATGGTCTGTGCGCAGAACCAGCATGCATATCCAGTCATGGCAACGACACTGGCACATCAACCGGATATCAGCAACGTGTGCTGAATGGTGGTCTGAGTTTGGTATCCCTACTGCGTCATAAACATCGAATATTGGATTGAGACGCGAGGCAGCAGGGACATCGAGCTAGGCGCCTGACGATGGCGGCGGCGAGGTGGATGCGGATGGTGGCGATGGAGTCATGGACATGGCGCTGCGGCCGAACGGGGAGCGCCGCGCGGGATATAGGCTTTGGGAATGGGAGGTTTTTGGCGGGATAGCGGATGGTGGAGGGCTGAGGGGGGAATCGTCTCCATTTGGGAGATGAGGAATCCGTAGGCGGCGATGCATAGGGTGACATGGTGGTGGAAGCCGCGCCATCCGCGGCCTTCATAGTGGCCGAGGCCGCATTGCTGCTTGAGATCGAGATAGTCGCGCTCGATGCGCCAGCGCAGCTTTGTGAGGCGGACGAGTTCGGTCGTGGCGATGTCGGCTGGCAGGGTGGAGAGCCAGAAGCGGGCGGGTTCGGGGTCGCCTTGTGGCCATTCGATCATGAGCCATAGCTCGGGGGAAGGATTGGCGCGCAGGCCATCGCCATTGGCACAGCATAGCCGCAGG
The window above is part of the Sphingomonas sanxanigenens DSM 19645 = NX02 genome. Proteins encoded here:
- the tnpA gene encoding IS66-like element accessory protein TnpA — encoded protein: MDRITVISGPERRRAWTAEQKEALVLAACAPGAIVADIARAADVHPSLIHRWRRDRTRGGYPSETGTNFVPVVMQTDASADVPSERQGLRVAAEIETRGAVIRFGAEARPELVRAILGSLR
- a CDS encoding carbon-nitrogen hydrolase family protein; translated protein: MSKFRAAVVQAASIPFDTPAAAAKVAGLVREAAAGGAQLAVFPEAMLGGYPKGCSFGTPVGMRKPEGRDMFSRYHSAAIDLDGPEVALLTDAARETGLFFVIGVIERDGATLYCTALFFDGAKGLIGKHRKLMPTGAERLIWGFGDGSTLPVFETGMGKVGAVICWENYMPALRLAMYSQGITLYCAPTADDRDGWVASMRHIALEGRCFVLSSCQHITRGAYPADYECALGDDPETVLMRGGSLIAGPLGDLLAGPDYGGETILYADLETDEVIRGRYDFDASGHYSRPDVFRLEVDTRPRTATNWIG
- a CDS encoding carboxymuconolactone decarboxylase family protein translates to MSESKRLIWHEVAPQGAKALFGLHHYVVTGTNLPAELIHLIFLRVSQINGCAHCIDLHTRDLLKTMAIDKVALVPVWAEVPHLFPEQYRAALAWAEEVTLVSETHASDTAYAAAAAAFEPKDLVDLTIAIAAMNAFNRLGAPFRLPVKAQA
- a CDS encoding MarR family winged helix-turn-helix transcriptional regulator; protein product: MLDVREKHDGALVWRSDIRVWLRLLSCSTIIEKRLRRRFAEQYETTLPRFDVLAALERAPEGISMGELSRALLVSNGNVTALVRQLEGQGLIESRAAPGDRRSSIVAMTEKGRTHFTELATAHHRWIKAMFEGMTRAQQLELYGLLAILKESLGGDVNEPKE
- a CDS encoding acyl-CoA thioesterase, whose product is MTFHTQTVVRFAHVDPAGIVFYPRYFEMLNAAVEDMFGEQIGVDFATMHLDRRIGVPTVNLSVDFHAASRLGDLLDFAIEVEKVGGSSATLNVAVTCAGAPRLSIRVVLVCMDLAAGKSIPWPDDMRPAVTATLAA
- a CDS encoding fumarylacetoacetate hydrolase family protein yields the protein MRLVTYRRSIESEARLGAIVDGLVADIALLGRAAGVELPHRMLDFIDLGPTAIPAVTAMLADAAKAWPIGVAVPLTSVTLLAPIPRPRKNIFGIGLNYIDHVAESAAALDTSPDLPKQPVIFSKPPTTVIGPNDPVRLNANITRQLDWEVELAAIIGSGAKAVTRENALSHVFGYSLIVDMSARDCRRAGQWIYSKGQDSYAPMGPCIVTADEIPDPQTLDLWLTVNGVEKQRSNTSHMLFKVDELIADLSQGISLEPGDIIATGTPEGVGAGRTPQEWLGAGDMIVATVEGIGQLRVPVVPA
- a CDS encoding cupin domain-containing protein, which translates into the protein MATGRHDQYREDVIGRANVADTEALVDFYGDLERFHAGALWTVANRIEPWQPESRSVPVLWRYRDLRPHVLRALDLVTPEKAGRRVVYLNNPGRGDDAAAAVGWLYSGLQVMNPGEVASSHRHSASAIRFIMEGEGAFTNVDGHKMPLNANDFVLTPNGTWHEHGVGEEGTTCIWQDGLDIPLMNALEANFYEVHPDLQQAVTFPVDDTTMRWGNPGLRPAGENWSKRYSPLFKYEWAPTYEALLRAAKVSEGSPFDGIHMDYVDPSTGGPVMTTMGASIQMLRPGEHTKAHREVGSFLYQCCKGRGYSIINGQRFDWQERDIFCVPSWMFHEHVNLSDSEDACLFSFHDLPVMRSLNLYRQEALAENGGHQPILA
- a CDS encoding flavin reductase family protein, which codes for MRFDMDKLAGAERYKLLASSVTPRPIAWVTSLDPDGRLNTAPYSFFNVMGHTPPTVVLGFLVRETGEPKDTPANILAGGEFVVNLVSEADAAAMNATCIDAPPGWDEASYAGLDLIPSDHVAPPRIASAPVSMECRLLQAVHPGPQQIIVIGEVVTMHVADHLVLDADRCHLDTPAMGLVGRVHGAGWYARTTDLFQLERPRFADVK
- a CDS encoding bifunctional salicylyl-CoA 5-hydroxylase/oxidoreductase, coding for MGKRMKVVCLGGGPAGLYFAISMKLRNPAHEITVIERNRAGDTFGWGVVFSDTTLENLRANDAVSAETIAASFAHWDDIEVRVDGASECSSGHGFIGIARKRLLGILQDRARELGVDLRFESEFSADLSAYADYDLIVAADGINSQIRTVNADRLDVDIEVRKNKFTWLGTTQKFDAFAFIFEKTGAGWLWAHAYRFDDTHSTFIIESSEETWRGLGFDTMEQAEVIAACERIFARHLDGHPLLSNSAHLRGSAAWINFRRVVCHQWSFDNVVLLGDAAHTAHFSIGSGTKLALEDAIKLAEVMSRGNLARADLPAALAEYQRERHTEVMKIQNAARNSTEWFETLDRYIDFDLPQFAYSLLTRSQRVSHENLRKRDPKWLSHIESWFAERVGCNEPLPPMFAPFRLRGMDLANRVMVSPVLTYAAGGDGTPSDFHLVHYGARALGGAGLVVTEMVAVGAAGRITDRCPGLYDEAHVAGWRRVTDFVHASSDARIAVQIGHAGPRGATVADAQHPDRPLADDAAWPLLAASAAPYAADGRVPAAMSRADMDAVIADFVAATRNADRAGFDMVELQAGHGFLLSSFITPLMNARTDDYGGDLGGRLRFPLEVARAVRAAWPKEKPLAVRISANDWKGAEGISPDDAVAIAAAFRTIGVDLVDVSSGETSVDARPVYGRMYQTPFSDQIRNETGCATVAVGNIYEADHVNSILAAGRADLVALGRPHLADPAWTNRMAALAGRAPSAPAAYALGFAQLARTAPRS
- the tnpB gene encoding IS66 family insertion sequence element accessory protein TnpB (TnpB, as the term is used for proteins encoded by IS66 family insertion elements, is considered an accessory protein, since TnpC, encoded by a neighboring gene, is a DDE family transposase.), whose product is MIPVSADVKIWIAAGHTDMRRGMATLARQVEQHLGRRFHDGDLFVFRGRRGDLVKILWSDALGVSLYSKRLARGHFIWPSAKDGAIALTPSALACLLEGIDWRNPQRTWRPSQVG